In Hyperolius riggenbachi isolate aHypRig1 chromosome 10, aHypRig1.pri, whole genome shotgun sequence, a genomic segment contains:
- the LOC137536437 gene encoding zinc finger protein OZF-like encodes MTTYTRMEEDWSHMTESILHLTVEVISLLAGESFPPVKSNDYVIITVPITLPLISKKHNKQKVLEVIEKMMKLLTGEVPIRCQDVTVCFSKEEWQYIEGHKDSYKDFVMENWPLLTSPGHMTTYTTVEEDWSHMMESILHLTLEVISLLAGESFPPVKSNDYVIITVPTTHPLISKDHHKQKVLEVIRKMMKLLTGEVPIRCQDVTVCFSKEEWQYIEGHKELYKDFVMENWPPLTSPDMSHRGEILPCSEGDKSEHLTISQKVHSSEKPFSPPDCGKSISSKPDPTEHPKHHPVTKAILCAECGKSFKEIWKFVVHQRVHTGEKPFACLDCGQCFSEKGRLNRHQRCHTGERPYSCSECGNCFSQKQDLFSHQRCHTGEKPFSCSECGWCFRRKDSLIRHQRRHTGVRPHSCSECGKCFTQKQELILHQRRHTGEKPYLCSECGKSFVSKAAHSKHQRVHTSLVHETVCTAEKRFSC; translated from the exons ATGACCACCTACACAAGGATGGAGGAGGACTGGAGTCACATGACGGAGAGCATATTACACCTCACCGTGGAGGTCATCTCCCTGCTTgccggagag AGTTTTCCTCCAGTGAAGTCTAATGATTATGTGATCATCACGGTGCCCATAACTCTTCCCCTGATATCTAAGAAACACAACAAACAGAAGGTTCTGGAAGTCATCGAGAAGATGATgaagctgctgacaggagag gttcctataaggtgtcaggatgtcaccGTCTGTTTTTCCAaggaggagtggcagtatatagaaggacacaaaGACTCGTACAAGGATTTTGTGATGGAAAATTGGCCGCTCCtgacatcaccgg GTCACATGACCACCTACACAACGGTGGAGGAGGATTGGAGTCACATGATGGAAAGCATATTACACCtcaccctagaggtcatctccctGCTggccggagag AGTTTTCCTCCAGTGAAGTCTAATGATTATGTGATCATCACGGTGCCCACAACTCACCCCCTGATATCTAAGGATCACCACAAACAGAAGGTCTTGGAAGTCATCAGGAAGATGATgaagctgctgacaggagag gttcctataaggtgtcaggatgtcaccGTCTGTTTCTCCAaggaggagtggcagtatatagaaggacataAAGAATTGTACAAGGATTTTGTGATGGAAAATTGGCCGCCCCtgacatcaccgg ACATGTCGCACAGAGGTGAGATACTTCCGTGTTCTGAAGGTGATAAATCTGAACATCTCACCATATCCCAGAAGGTTCATTCTAGTGAGAAACCTTTTTCACCTCCTGATTGTGGAAAATCCATATCATCCAAACCAGATCCTACTGAGCACCCCAAACATCACCCCGTCACAAAGGccattttatgtgctgagtgtgggaaatcattcAAAGAAATATGGAAATTTGTTGTGCACCAGAGagttcacactggtgaaaagcctttTGCATGTTTAGATTGTGGGCAATGCTTTAGCGAGAAAGGAAGACTTAATAGGCACCAGCGATGCCACACGGGggagcgtccttattcatgttcagagtgcggaAATTGTTTCTCACAAAAACAAGACCTCTTCTCACACCAAAGATGCCACACTGGAGAGAAaccattttcatgttcagagtgtggatgGTGCTTCAGAAGGAAAGATAGTCTTATTAGGCACCAGCGACGCCACACAGGGGTGCGTCCTCATTCATGTTCAGAATGCGGAAAATGTTTCACACAGAAACAAGAACTCATCTTGCACCAAAGacgtcacactggagagaagccatatTTGTGTTCCGAATGTGGGAAATCTTTTGTCTCAAAAGCAGCACATAGCAAGCACCAAAGAGTTCACACCAGTCTTGT